One Paralichthys olivaceus isolate ysfri-2021 chromosome 8, ASM2471397v2, whole genome shotgun sequence genomic region harbors:
- the LOC109627344 gene encoding dynein regulatory complex subunit 4-like: MAPKSKSKKPRKMKTSPVVDSLSTEDMYKVELEEHIVRLREELELAREKKSLIQLDRNNTQESLEKCREEVEQAKDKLRQAHQEREETQQRYQVEISIYKLKLKHILSEQHNTVSELKMEAATSASLIQNQHTESELELHSNMLQSDAREKTLYQKKCIKEIKLKHQEALLTLTNNYDKKFRELEVKFNEGMQATIEVEEQMQRLEINKLDDRMNARVVALVEDHACALRRAEEYYSSIQKKVLEDEMMLKEEVAETQKQLKQMNKQLSVAQRENKRLLESLHEAEQKLPEFQQQVHECNRTKANIVKSGARVKATEKELWDLTIEHELLLQTSEKVQKERDELQRKQMNVMLEVQQRNGLKQLLLERKLAALTQTVETKEAQLCATLSTATASDTAGSSSANKLKETLESKHVTIAALDEDLAREHQEYNQLLQTCTDRLKALSVSLHDFPFRPMKQTLRVNTTSYTSA; this comes from the exons ATG gcaCCGAAGAGTAAGAGTAAGAAGCCCAGGAAGATGAAGACCTCTCCGGTGGTGGACAGTCTGTCCACGGAGGACATGTACAAGGTTGAG CTGGAGGAGCACATTGTTCGTCTCCGTGAGGAGCTGGAGTTGGCGCGGGAGAAGAAGAGCCTCATCCAGCTGGACAGAAACAACACCCAGGAATCCTTGGAAAAGTGCAGGGAAGAAGTGGAGCAGGCAAAAGACAAGCTGAGGCAAGCACaccaggagagagaagagactcAGCAGCGCTACCAAGTGGAGATCAGT ATTTACAAGCTGAAGCTGAAGCACATCCTGTCTGAGCAGCACAACACCGTCTCTGAGCTGAAAATGGAAGCTGCCACCTCCGCATCACTGATACAGAACCAGCACACCGAGTCAGAGCTTGAGCTGCACAGCAACATGCTGCAGTCGGACGCCAGAGAGAAGACACTGTACCAGAAAAAGTGCATTAAGGAAATTAAACTG AAACACCAGGAGGCACTGTTGACGCTGACAAACAACTACGACAAGAAATTTAGAG AACTGGAGGTGAAATTTAATGAGGGGATGCAGGCGACCATCGAGGTTGAGGAACAAATGCAGAGGTTAGAGATCAACAAGCTGGATGACAGGATGAACGCTCGAGTTGTGGCGCTGGTGGAGGATCACGCCTGTGCTCTCAGACGAGCTGAGGAGTATTACTCCAGCATTCAGAAGAAAGTGCTAGAGGATGAGATGATGCTGAAG GAGGAGGTAGCAGAGACGCAGAAGCAGCTGAAGCAAATGAACAAGCAGCTTTCAGTTGCTCAGCGAGAAAACAAGCGTCTGCTCGAGTCTCTGCACGAAGCCGAGCAGAAGCTGCCCGAGTTCCAGCAGCAGGTGCACGAATGCAACCGGACCAAGGCCAACATAGTG AAGTCCGGTGCTCGTGTGAAGGCCACTGAGAAGGAGCTGTGGGATCTGACGATTGAGCATGAGCTGCTGTTGCAGACGTCTGAAAAG GTTCAGAAGGAGCGTGATGAgttgcagaggaaacagatgaatGTCATGTTGGAGGTACAGCAGAGGAATGGActgaaacagctgctgctggagagaaaGCTAGCTGCTCTGACTCAAACTGTGGAGACAAAAGAGGCTCAGCTCTGCGCCACACTCTCCACTGCCACCGCCTCAGACACTGCAGGAAGCAGCAGCGCAAACAAACTGAAG GAAACGTTGGAGTCAAAACATGTCACTATTGCTGCGTTAGATGAGGACCTGGCTCGAGAGCATCAG GAGTAcaaccagctgctgcagacctGCACCGACAGGCTCAAGGCTTTGAGCGTCTCTCTACACGACTTCCCCTTCAGGCCCATGAAGCAGACATTAAGAGTCAACACTACATCGTACACAAGTGCATGA
- the spink4 gene encoding serine peptidase inhibitor, Kazal type 4, producing the protein MTGRAVFLGLLLMCLAADAEEMSGLMRKPLCPGMEEIMACPLILAPVCGSDGETYANECILCIQERATKMDILIIKDEPC; encoded by the exons ATGACTGGAAGAGCTGTTTTCCTGGGACTCCTGCTTATGTGTTTGGCTGCAG ATGCAGAGGAGATGTCAGGACTCATGAGAAAG CCTTTGTGTCCTGGCATGGAGGAAATTATGGCGTGCCCTCTGATCCTCGCTCCTGTGTGTGGCAGTGATGGAGAGACTTATGCCAACGAGTGTATTCTGTGTATCCAGGAACG AGCAACCAAGATGGACATTTTGATCATCAAAGACGAGCCGTGCTGA
- the stra6l gene encoding STRA6-like, whose amino-acid sequence MDSSRMERNHVEHEISSIQGCQSGISVDLFLHLSLIPAVLIVAVLSFLQKRAHSLAIDRRLPFLGRRFGIVVPLDTVGSLSNRWSYGFAFGAVSSSVLLLFSERYIPFTVPPWARAIMYLVGALEVGLVYFPFFACLSTPFRAAGALLGILYSLSWIIVTVWDTFTCPDGKILGRYQKLIIQWPCILSLIFLLGRFIYILVKGVRIRLQLEQEDPEELIEQHQLQHVKGLLRKTPAHSQPLSWFQRRVYEWDPHFKFPNRIIGTAIISLIGLYTMTLADYSLSNEAFGQVERWKNTLQHLVSSCNQTEALGAMIPQLEEFIVVARKSWLATTIFASLNSVAYTFHVLACYRKHLKRLWRGQRGFLPEKFHKPSSAVSVASIARYSGWQIAFTLWGYLIVHFIHFQLALIVAYVLVIPIQHGKVLIMLTNLGIIVLTIGLVIGLVILQVALVQIFFLQDKISPTDKEKPLALNNRKAFHCFNYFFFFYNVVMGFSNCILRLLCSIVVGTWLVSRIDRTIMQRGYESMDAGYSTWIGMIFADHYHNNPVMVCFCQLLVSNKLERHRASAYSTFNNMPSEPPANNKARRRWMLFHTLLRNPHLIPLRKQHLSSSSLLRTSSSPQADLVVQAWVMASLTQTSQVASQSLPEATVTPAEDC is encoded by the exons ATGGACTCATCCAGGATGGAAAGAAACCATGTGGAACATGA GATCTCCTCAATTCAGGGCTGTCAAAGCGGAATCTCTGTGGATCTCTTCTTGCACCTGTCACTCATACCTGCA GTGTTGATTGTAGCCGTGCTCTCCTTCCTCCAGAAGAGAGCACACAGCCTGGCCATCGACCGCAGACTGCCCTTCCTGGGGCGACGTTTTGGCATCGTGGT GCCTTTGGATACTGTCGGCAGCCTCAGTAACCGTTGGTCCTATGGGTTTGCTTTTGGTGCCGTGTCCAGCAgcgtcctgctcctcttctctgaaCGTTACATCCCCTTCACCGTCCCACCCTGGGCTAGAG CTATCATGTACCTGGTTGGAGCTTTAGAAGTGGGCCTGGTGTATTTTCCTTTCTTTGCCTGTCTGTCCACGCCTTTCAGAGCAGCTGGTGCTTTGCTGGGAATACTATACTCTCTGTCCTG GATCATCGTCACAGTGTGGGACACATTCACCTGTCCTGATGGTAAG attttagGTCGATACCAGAAGCTAATCATCCAGTGGCCGTGCatcctctccctcatcttcctcttggGACGATTTATCTACATTCTGGTTAAAGGTGTTCGAATACGGCTGCAGTTGGAACAGGAG GACCCTGAGGAGCTGATTGAGCAACACCAGCTGCAGCATGTGAAGGGACTGCTGAGGAAAACACCAGCACACAG TCAACCACTCAGCTGGTTCCAGAGGCGGGTGTATGAGTGGGACCCGCACTTCAAGTTCCCCAACAGGATCATCGGCACTGCCATTATATCCCTCATAGGCCTATATACA ATGACTCTTGCAGACTACAGTCTCAGTAATGAGGCTTTTGGCCAAGTAGAAAGGTGGAAGAATACATTGCAACATCTGGTTTCTTCTTGTAACCAGACTGAGGCTCTGGGAGCCATGATACCACAGCTGGAAGAATTCATTGTCGTGGCTCGGA AGTCTTGGCTAGCTACCACCATCTTTGCTAGTCTCAACTCTGTTGCGTACACTTTCCATGTATTGGCATGTTACAG GAAACACTTAaagagactgtggagaggacagaggggTTTTCTTCCTGAGAAGTTTCACAAACCCAGTTCTGCTGTCAGCGTA GCTTCCATTGCAAGATACTCTGGATGGCAAATAGCTTTTACACTATGGG gCTATCTGATTGTCCATTTTATCCACTTCCAGTTGGCCCTGATCGTGGCCTATGTGCTGGTTATCCCTATACAGCATGGGAAAGTATTGATTATGCTCACCAACCTGGGAATCATTGT GCTCACCATCGGCCTGGTAATCGGCCTGGTGATTCTCCAGGTTGCTCTGGTGCAGATCTTCTTCCTCCAGGACAAAATATCTCCGACAGATAAGGAGAAACCTCTGGCTCTTAACAACAG GAAGGCGTTCCACTGCTTCAActacttcttctttttctacAACGTGGTGATGGGGTTCAGCAACTGCATCTTGAGGCTGCTGTGCAGCATCGTTGTGGGAACGTGGCTGGTGTCACGCATAGACCGAACCATAATGCAGAGAGGATATGAAAGCATGGATGCCG GCTACAGTACTTGGATTGGGATGATCTTTGCCGACCACTATCATAACAATCCGGTCatggtgtgtttctgtcagctGCTCGTCTCCAACAAGCTGGAGAGACACAGGGCTTCTGCATACTCCACATTCAACAACATGCCATCTG AACCTCCTGCTAACAATAAGGCCAGGAGGCGCTGGATGTTGTTTCACACTTTGCTGAGAAACCCTCATCTGATCCCGTTGAGAAAGCAGCACCTCTCCTCATCCTCGTTGTTAAGGACATCTTCATCTCCCCAGGCAGACTTGGTGGTTCAGGCTTGGGTCATGGCCTCACTAACGCAGACAAGCCAAGTGGCTTCACAGTCACTGCCAGAGGCCACAGTCACACCAGCAGAGGACTGTTGA